In Choloepus didactylus isolate mChoDid1 chromosome 6, mChoDid1.pri, whole genome shotgun sequence, one DNA window encodes the following:
- the CDC42BPG gene encoding serine/threonine-protein kinase MRCK gamma isoform X5: MEQRLRELERLARGEAGGGPGLDGLLDLLLGLHHELSSAPLRRERNVAQFLSWASPFVTKVKELRLQRDDFEILKVIGRGAFGEVAVVRQRDNGQIFAMKMLHKWEMLKRAETACFREERDVLVKGDSRWVTTLHYAFQDEEYLYLVMDYYAGGDLLTLLSRFEDRLPPELAQFYLAEMVLAIHSLHQLGYVHRDVKPDNVLLDMNGHIRLADFGSCLHLNNSGMVDSSVAVGTPDYISPEVLQAMEEGKGHYGPQCDWWSLGVCAYELLFGETPFYAESLVETYGKIMNHEDHLQFPTDVPDVPASARDLIRQLLCHQEERLGRGGLDDFRNHPFFEGVDWERLATSTAPYIPELRGPMDTSNFDVDDDTLNHPGTLPPPSHGAFSGHHLPFVGFTFTSRSPGPESSSALPAALEQKLCCLKQEKVELGRKLQEALQAPSDHRELEQLQKEVRTLRERLSGTVRDSKASSCQMDGAPAGSPGQDSVLRQERDQLQQELTEARARLQAQEQELCRAQGRQEELLQRLQEAQEKEMATANQAQALNSQLEEARGARSELEVQVAALSREVTRLQRQREQSLKKETSRGKPIHAASETNGVGPPGAGIQEAQLRKEVASLRVLLDQACGHGPSGKEDALRRLQEENRRLSQEQKQLAEELEQEQQSKQQLEGERRETESNWEAQIADILSWVNDEKVSRGYLQALATKMAEELESLRNVSSQTLQARPLDHQWKVRRLQKMEASARLELQSALEAEIRAKQGLQEQLTQVQEAQLQVESRLQEAEKQNQSLQQELAELREELRARRPGDAKPSNSLIPFLSFWSSEKDPTRDPGISGEAPRPGVEPELRPEGRRSLRMGAGLPRALAAPTAPAEGPPAKPGSHVLRPRSFPSLTKCLRCTSLMLGLSRQGLGCDTCGYFCHSACAPQAPPCPVPPDLLRTALGVHPETGTGTAYEGFLSVPRPSGVRRGWQRVFAALSDSRLLLFDAPDPRLSPATGALLQALDLRDPQFSATPVLASDVIHAQSRDLPRIFRVTASQLTVPPTMCTVLLLAESEGERGRWLQVLGELQRLLLEARPRPLPVYSLKEAYDNGLPLLPHTLCATIIDHERLALGTEEGLFVIHLYSNEIFQVGECRRVQRLAVSPTAGLLVVLCGRGPSVRLFALAELESAEAAGTKIPESRGCQVLAAGRILQARTPVLCVAVKRQVLCYQLGPGPGPWQHRIRELQAPAPVQSLGLLGDRLCVGAAGAFALYPLLNEAAPLVLGTGLVPEELPPSRGGLGEALGAVELSLSEFLLLFVTAGVYVDSAGRKSRGHELLWPAAPMGWGYAAPYLTVFSENAIDVFDVRRAEWVQTVALKKVRALNLEGSLFLYGTEKVRLTYLRNRLAEKDEFDIPDLTDNSRRQLIRTKSKRRCFFRVSEERRQQQRREMLKDPFVRSQLISQPTNFNHLVHVGPTEGRPSARDLSPAREEKGRGVRGSGPQRPHSFSEASQRRVSVGSNGLAGDTDPTKRKPRTSLSSESVSCPQGALSPAVSRMQVSERPRSLPPAPASESSP; this comes from the exons ATGGAGCAGCGGCTGCGCGAGCTGGAGCGCCTGGCGCGGGGCGAGGCCGGCGGCGGCCCGGGGCTCGACGGCCTCTTGGACCTGCTGCTGGGGCTGCACCACGAGCTCAGCAGCGCCCCGCTGCGGCGGGAGCGCAACGTGGCGCAGTTCCTGAGCTGGG CCAGCCCCTTTGTGACGAAGGTGAAAGAGCTGAGGCTGCAGAGAGATGACTTTGAGATCTTGAAGGTGATCGGCCGAGGGGCCTTTGGGGAG GTGGCCGTGGTGAGGCAGAGGGACAACGGACAGATTTTTGCCATGAAAATGCTGCACAAGTGGGAGATGCTGAAGAGGGCCGAG ACGGCCTGTTTCCGGGAGGAGCGGGACGTCCTGGTGAAGGGGGACAGCCGCTGGGTGACCACTCTGCACTATGCCTTCCAGGATGAGGAATATCTG TACCTGGTGATGGATTACTACGCTGGGGGGGACCTCCTCACGCTGCTGAGCCGCTTTGAGGACCGCCTCCCGCCCGAGCTGGCCCAGTTCTACCTGGCCGAGATGGTGCTGGCCATCCACTCGCTGCACCAGCTGGGCTACGTCCACAG ggaTGTAAAGCCGGACAACGTCCTGCTGGACATGAACGGGCACATCCGCCTGGCCGACTTTGGCTCCTGCCTGCATCTCAACAACAGTGGCATG GTGGACTCATCGGTGGCAGTGGGGACGCCCGACTATATCTCCCCTGAGGTCCTGCAGGCCATGGAAGAGGGCAAGGGCCACTACGGGCCTCAGTGTGACTGGTGGTCCCTGGGGGTCTGCGCCTACGAGCTGCTCTTTGGGGAGACACCCTTCTATGCGGAATCCCTGGTGGAAACTTACGGCAAGATCATGAACCACGAG gACCACCTGCAGTTCCCCACAGATGTGCCCGACGTGCCGGCCAGTGCCCGAGACCTGATCCGCCAGCTGCTGTGCCACCAGGAGGAGCGTCTGGGACGTGGTGGGCTGGATGACTTCCGGAACCACCCCTTCTTTGAAGGGGTGGACTGGGAGCGGCTGGCGACCAGCACGGCCCCCTACATCCCCGAGCTTCGTGGGCCCATGGACACCTCCAACTTTGACGTGGACGATGACACCCTCAACCATCCG GGGACCCTGCCGCCACCCTCCCACGGGGCCTTCTCAGGCCACCACCTGCCGTTTGTGGGCTTCACCTTTACCTCCCGCAG CCCCGGGCCTGAGAGCAGCTCTGCGCTGCCGGCTGCCCTGGAGCAGAAGCTCTGCTGTCTGAAGCAGGAGAAGGTGGAGCTGGGCCGGAAGCTTCAAG AGGCTCTGCAGGCCCCCTCAGACCACCGGGAGCTGGAGCAGCTACAGAAGGAAGTGCGGACTCTCCGGGAGAGGCTCTCAG GGACCGTGAGGGACAGCAAGGCCTCCTCGTGCCAGATGGATGGGGCCCCTGCCGGTAGCCCAGGCCAGGACAGTGTGCTCCGCCAGGAGAGAGACCAGCTCCAGCAG GAGCTGACCGAGGCCCGGGCCAGGCTGCAGGCACAGGAGCAGGAGCTTTGCAGAGCCCAGGGGCGGCAGGAGGAGCTGCTCCAGAGGCTGCAGGAGGCCCAGGAGAAAGAGATGGCCACAGCCAACCAGGCCCAGGCCCTGAATTCCCAGCTGGAGGAAGCCCGAGGGGCCCGGAGtgag CTGGAGGTCCAGGTGGCCGCCCTGAGCCGAGAGGTGACGCGGCTCCAGAGACAACGGGAGCAGAGCCTCAAGAAGGAGACCTCCCGGGGCAAG CCCATCCACGCGGCCTCTGAGACCAACGGTGTGGGACCACCTGGGGCCGGGATACAGGAGGCACAACTGAGGAAGGAGGTGGCTTCCCTGCGTGTGCTGCTGGACCAGGCCTGTGGCCATGG GCCAAGTGGGAAGGAAGACGCCCTACGCCGGCTGCAGGAGGAGAACCGGCGACTGAGCCAGGAGCAGAAGCAG TTGGCAGAAGAGCTGGAGCAGGAGCAGCAGAGTAAGCAGCAGCTGGAGGGGGAGCGGCGGGAAACGGAGAGCAACTGGGAGGCCCAGATCGCTGACATCCTCAGCTG GGTGAACGATGAGAAGGTCTCAAGGGGCTACCTGCAGGCCCTGGCCACCAAGATGGCTGAGGAGCTGGAATCCCTGCGGAACGTGAGCTCTCAGACGCTCCAGGCCCGGCCGCTG GACCACCAGTGGAAGGTGCGGCGGCTGCAGAAGATGGAGGCCTCAGCCAGGCTGGAGCTGCAGTCAGCGCTGGAGGCGGAGATCCGCGCCAAGCAGGGCCTGCAGGAGCAGCTGACGCAGGTGCAGGAGGCCCAGCTGCAGGTTGAGAG CCGCCTGCAGGAGGCCGAGAAGCAGAACCAGAGCCTGCAGCAGGAGCTGGCTGAGCTGCGGGAGGAGCTGCGGGCCCGCAGGCCAGGGG ATGCCAAGCCCTCCAACTCCCTGATTCCCTTCCTGTCCTTCTGGAGCTCCGAG AAGGATCCCACCAGGGACCCTGGCATCTCGGGAGAGGCGCCAAGACCTGGGGTGGAGCCAGAACTGAGGCCAGAGGGCCGCCGAAGCCTGCGCATGGGG GCTGGGCTCCCCAGAGCGCTTGCTGCTCCCACAGCCCCTGCAGAAGGGCCTCCTGCTAAG CCGGGCTCCCACGTGCTGCGGCCCCGGAGCTTCCCATCCCTCACCAAGTGTCTCCGCTGTACCTCGCTGATGCTGGGCCTGAGCCGCCAGGGCCTCGGCTGTGACA CTTGCGGCTACTTCTGTCACTCAGCTTGTGCCCCACAGGCCCCGCCCTGCCCCGTGCCCCCCGACCTCCTCCGCACGGCCTTGGGTGTGCACCCTGAAACGGGCACAGGCACTGCCTATGAAGGCTTCCTCTCG GTGCCCCGTCCCTCAGGCGTCCGCCGTGGCTGGCAGCGGGTGTTTGCTGCGCTCAGCGACTCACGCCTGCTGCTGTTTGATGCCCCTGACCCAAGGCTCAGCCCGGCCACTGGGGCCCTCCTGCAGGCACTGGATCTGAG GGATCCCCAGTTCTCGGCCACGCCCGTCCTGGCCTCTGATGTCATTCACGCCCAATCCAGGGACCTGCCACGCATCTTCAGA GTGACGGCCTCGCAGCTGACGGTGCCGCCCACCATGTGCACTGTGCTGCTGCTGGCGGAGAGCGAGGGGGAGCGGGGGCGCTGGCTGCAGGTGCTGGGCGAGCTGCAGCGGCTGCTGCTGGAGGCGCGGCCCAGGCCCCTGCCCGTGTACTCGCTCAAGGAGGCCTACGACAACGGGCTGCCGCTGCTGCCCCACACGCTCTGCGCCACCATCATCG ACCACGAGCGGCTTGCCCTGGGCACCGAGGAGGGACTGTTTGTGATTCACCTGTACAGCAATG AGATCTTCCAGGTGGGCGAGTGCCGGCGGGTACAGCGGCTGGCCGTGAGCCCCACTGCGGGCCTGCTAGTTGTGCTTTGTGGCCGCGGCCCCAGCGTGCGCCTCTTCGCCCTGGCTGAGCTGGAGAGTGCCGAGGCGGCAGGCACCAAGATCCCCGAGTCCCGAGGCTGCCAGGTGCTGGCAGCCGGGCGCATCCTGCAGGCCCGCACCCCTGTGCTCTGTGTCGCCGTCAAGCGCCAGGTGCTCTGCTACCAGCTGGGGCCGGGCCCCGGGCCCTGGCAGCACCGCATCCGTGAACTGCAGGCACCTGCGCCTGTGCAGAGCCTGGGGCTCCTGGGTGACCGGCTGTGCGTGGGCGCAGCCGGAGCCTTTGCCCTCTATCCACTGCTCAATGAGGCTGCACCCTTAGTGCTGGGGACTGGTCTGGTGCCCGAAGAGCTGCCACCATCCCGTGGGGGCTTGGGCGAGGCGCTGGGGGCCGTCGAGCTCAGCCTCAGTGAGTTCCTGCTGCTTTTTGTTACTGCCGGGGTCTACGTGGATAGCGCTGGCCGCAAGTCTCGCGGCCATGAACTGCTGTGGCCAGCAGCCCCCATGGGCTGGG GTTATGCAGCCCCCTACCTGACAGTGTTCAGCGAGAATGCCATCGATGTGTTTGATGTCAGGAGAGCAGAATGGGTCCAGACCGTGGCGCTGAAGAAG GTGCGAGCCCTGAACCTGGAGGGCTCCCTGTTCCTCTATGGCACCGAGAAGGTCCGCCTGACCTACCTCAGGAACCGGCTGGCAG AGAAGGACGAGTTCGACATCCCTGACCTCACCGACAACAGCCGGCGCCAGCTGATCCGCACCAAGAGCAAGCGCCGCTGCTTCTTCCGCGTGtcggaggagcggcggcagcagcagcgCAG GGAGATGCTGAAGGACCCCTTCGTGCGCTCCCAGCTCATCTCGCAGCCAACCAACTTCAACCACCTAGTGCACGTGGGTCCTACCGAGGGGAGGCCCAGCGCCAGGGACCTGTCTCCG GCTCGGGAAGAGAAGGGCCGAGGTGTCCGCGGCTCCGGCCCGCAGCGGCCCCACAGCTTCTCCGAGGCCTCGCAGCGCCGGGTCTCCGTGGGCAGCAACGGCCTCGCCGGAGACACGGACCCCA CGAAGAGGAAACCTCGGACATCTCTGTCCAGCGAGTCCGTGTCCTGCCCCCAGGGAGCTCTGAGCCCCGCAGTCTCCCGAATGCAG
- the CDC42BPG gene encoding serine/threonine-protein kinase MRCK gamma isoform X6, whose amino-acid sequence MEQRLRELERLARGEAGGGPGLDGLLDLLLGLHHELSSAPLRRERNVAQFLSWASPFVTKVKELRLQRDDFEILKVIGRGAFGEVAVVRQRDNGQIFAMKMLHKWEMLKRAETACFREERDVLVKGDSRWVTTLHYAFQDEEYLYLVMDYYAGGDLLTLLSRFEDRLPPELAQFYLAEMVLAIHSLHQLGYVHRDVKPDNVLLDMNGHIRLADFGSCLHLNNSGMVDSSVAVGTPDYISPEVLQAMEEGKGHYGPQCDWWSLGVCAYELLFGETPFYAESLVETYGKIMNHEDHLQFPTDVPDVPASARDLIRQLLCHQEERLGRGGLDDFRNHPFFEGVDWERLATSTAPYIPELRGPMDTSNFDVDDDTLNHPGTLPPPSHGAFSGHHLPFVGFTFTSRSPGPESSSALPAALEQKLCCLKQEKVELGRKLQEALQAPSDHRELEQLQKEVRTLRERLSGTVRDSKASSCQMDGAPAGSPGQDSVLRQERDQLQQELTEARARLQAQEQELCRAQGRQEELLQRLQEAQEKEMATANQAQALNSQLEEARGARSELEVQVAALSREVTRLQRQREQSLKKETSRGKPIHAASETNGVGPPGAGIQEAQLRKEVASLRVLLDQACGHGPSGKEDALRRLQEENRRLSQEQKQLAEELEQEQQSKQQLEGERRETESNWEAQIADILSWVNDEKVSRGYLQALATKMAEELESLRNVSSQTLQARPLDHQWKVRRLQKMEASARLELQSALEAEIRAKQGLQEQLTQVQEAQLQVESRLQEAEKQNQSLQQELAELREELRARRPGDAKPSNSLIPFLSFWSSEDPTRDPGISGEAPRPGVEPELRPEGRRSLRMGAGLPRALAAPTAPAEGPPAKPGSHVLRPRSFPSLTKCLRCTSLMLGLSRQGLGCDTCGYFCHSACAPQAPPCPVPPDLLRTALGVHPETGTGTAYEGFLSVPRPSGVRRGWQRVFAALSDSRLLLFDAPDPRLSPATGALLQALDLRDPQFSATPVLASDVIHAQSRDLPRIFRVTASQLTVPPTMCTVLLLAESEGERGRWLQVLGELQRLLLEARPRPLPVYSLKEAYDNGLPLLPHTLCATIIDHERLALGTEEGLFVIHLYSNEIFQVGECRRVQRLAVSPTAGLLVVLCGRGPSVRLFALAELESAEAAGTKIPESRGCQVLAAGRILQARTPVLCVAVKRQVLCYQLGPGPGPWQHRIRELQAPAPVQSLGLLGDRLCVGAAGAFALYPLLNEAAPLVLGTGLVPEELPPSRGGLGEALGAVELSLSEFLLLFVTAGVYVDSAGRKSRGHELLWPAAPMGWGYAAPYLTVFSENAIDVFDVRRAEWVQTVALKKVRALNLEGSLFLYGTEKVRLTYLRNRLAEKDEFDIPDLTDNSRRQLIRTKSKRRCFFRVSEERRQQQRREMLKDPFVRSQLISQPTNFNHLVHVGPTEGRPSARDLSPAREEKGRGVRGSGPQRPHSFSEASQRRVSVGSNGLAGDTDPTAKRKPRTSLSSESVSCPQGALSPAVSRMQVSERPRSLPPAPASESSP is encoded by the exons ATGGAGCAGCGGCTGCGCGAGCTGGAGCGCCTGGCGCGGGGCGAGGCCGGCGGCGGCCCGGGGCTCGACGGCCTCTTGGACCTGCTGCTGGGGCTGCACCACGAGCTCAGCAGCGCCCCGCTGCGGCGGGAGCGCAACGTGGCGCAGTTCCTGAGCTGGG CCAGCCCCTTTGTGACGAAGGTGAAAGAGCTGAGGCTGCAGAGAGATGACTTTGAGATCTTGAAGGTGATCGGCCGAGGGGCCTTTGGGGAG GTGGCCGTGGTGAGGCAGAGGGACAACGGACAGATTTTTGCCATGAAAATGCTGCACAAGTGGGAGATGCTGAAGAGGGCCGAG ACGGCCTGTTTCCGGGAGGAGCGGGACGTCCTGGTGAAGGGGGACAGCCGCTGGGTGACCACTCTGCACTATGCCTTCCAGGATGAGGAATATCTG TACCTGGTGATGGATTACTACGCTGGGGGGGACCTCCTCACGCTGCTGAGCCGCTTTGAGGACCGCCTCCCGCCCGAGCTGGCCCAGTTCTACCTGGCCGAGATGGTGCTGGCCATCCACTCGCTGCACCAGCTGGGCTACGTCCACAG ggaTGTAAAGCCGGACAACGTCCTGCTGGACATGAACGGGCACATCCGCCTGGCCGACTTTGGCTCCTGCCTGCATCTCAACAACAGTGGCATG GTGGACTCATCGGTGGCAGTGGGGACGCCCGACTATATCTCCCCTGAGGTCCTGCAGGCCATGGAAGAGGGCAAGGGCCACTACGGGCCTCAGTGTGACTGGTGGTCCCTGGGGGTCTGCGCCTACGAGCTGCTCTTTGGGGAGACACCCTTCTATGCGGAATCCCTGGTGGAAACTTACGGCAAGATCATGAACCACGAG gACCACCTGCAGTTCCCCACAGATGTGCCCGACGTGCCGGCCAGTGCCCGAGACCTGATCCGCCAGCTGCTGTGCCACCAGGAGGAGCGTCTGGGACGTGGTGGGCTGGATGACTTCCGGAACCACCCCTTCTTTGAAGGGGTGGACTGGGAGCGGCTGGCGACCAGCACGGCCCCCTACATCCCCGAGCTTCGTGGGCCCATGGACACCTCCAACTTTGACGTGGACGATGACACCCTCAACCATCCG GGGACCCTGCCGCCACCCTCCCACGGGGCCTTCTCAGGCCACCACCTGCCGTTTGTGGGCTTCACCTTTACCTCCCGCAG CCCCGGGCCTGAGAGCAGCTCTGCGCTGCCGGCTGCCCTGGAGCAGAAGCTCTGCTGTCTGAAGCAGGAGAAGGTGGAGCTGGGCCGGAAGCTTCAAG AGGCTCTGCAGGCCCCCTCAGACCACCGGGAGCTGGAGCAGCTACAGAAGGAAGTGCGGACTCTCCGGGAGAGGCTCTCAG GGACCGTGAGGGACAGCAAGGCCTCCTCGTGCCAGATGGATGGGGCCCCTGCCGGTAGCCCAGGCCAGGACAGTGTGCTCCGCCAGGAGAGAGACCAGCTCCAGCAG GAGCTGACCGAGGCCCGGGCCAGGCTGCAGGCACAGGAGCAGGAGCTTTGCAGAGCCCAGGGGCGGCAGGAGGAGCTGCTCCAGAGGCTGCAGGAGGCCCAGGAGAAAGAGATGGCCACAGCCAACCAGGCCCAGGCCCTGAATTCCCAGCTGGAGGAAGCCCGAGGGGCCCGGAGtgag CTGGAGGTCCAGGTGGCCGCCCTGAGCCGAGAGGTGACGCGGCTCCAGAGACAACGGGAGCAGAGCCTCAAGAAGGAGACCTCCCGGGGCAAG CCCATCCACGCGGCCTCTGAGACCAACGGTGTGGGACCACCTGGGGCCGGGATACAGGAGGCACAACTGAGGAAGGAGGTGGCTTCCCTGCGTGTGCTGCTGGACCAGGCCTGTGGCCATGG GCCAAGTGGGAAGGAAGACGCCCTACGCCGGCTGCAGGAGGAGAACCGGCGACTGAGCCAGGAGCAGAAGCAG TTGGCAGAAGAGCTGGAGCAGGAGCAGCAGAGTAAGCAGCAGCTGGAGGGGGAGCGGCGGGAAACGGAGAGCAACTGGGAGGCCCAGATCGCTGACATCCTCAGCTG GGTGAACGATGAGAAGGTCTCAAGGGGCTACCTGCAGGCCCTGGCCACCAAGATGGCTGAGGAGCTGGAATCCCTGCGGAACGTGAGCTCTCAGACGCTCCAGGCCCGGCCGCTG GACCACCAGTGGAAGGTGCGGCGGCTGCAGAAGATGGAGGCCTCAGCCAGGCTGGAGCTGCAGTCAGCGCTGGAGGCGGAGATCCGCGCCAAGCAGGGCCTGCAGGAGCAGCTGACGCAGGTGCAGGAGGCCCAGCTGCAGGTTGAGAG CCGCCTGCAGGAGGCCGAGAAGCAGAACCAGAGCCTGCAGCAGGAGCTGGCTGAGCTGCGGGAGGAGCTGCGGGCCCGCAGGCCAGGGG ATGCCAAGCCCTCCAACTCCCTGATTCCCTTCCTGTCCTTCTGGAGCTCCGAG GATCCCACCAGGGACCCTGGCATCTCGGGAGAGGCGCCAAGACCTGGGGTGGAGCCAGAACTGAGGCCAGAGGGCCGCCGAAGCCTGCGCATGGGG GCTGGGCTCCCCAGAGCGCTTGCTGCTCCCACAGCCCCTGCAGAAGGGCCTCCTGCTAAG CCGGGCTCCCACGTGCTGCGGCCCCGGAGCTTCCCATCCCTCACCAAGTGTCTCCGCTGTACCTCGCTGATGCTGGGCCTGAGCCGCCAGGGCCTCGGCTGTGACA CTTGCGGCTACTTCTGTCACTCAGCTTGTGCCCCACAGGCCCCGCCCTGCCCCGTGCCCCCCGACCTCCTCCGCACGGCCTTGGGTGTGCACCCTGAAACGGGCACAGGCACTGCCTATGAAGGCTTCCTCTCG GTGCCCCGTCCCTCAGGCGTCCGCCGTGGCTGGCAGCGGGTGTTTGCTGCGCTCAGCGACTCACGCCTGCTGCTGTTTGATGCCCCTGACCCAAGGCTCAGCCCGGCCACTGGGGCCCTCCTGCAGGCACTGGATCTGAG GGATCCCCAGTTCTCGGCCACGCCCGTCCTGGCCTCTGATGTCATTCACGCCCAATCCAGGGACCTGCCACGCATCTTCAGA GTGACGGCCTCGCAGCTGACGGTGCCGCCCACCATGTGCACTGTGCTGCTGCTGGCGGAGAGCGAGGGGGAGCGGGGGCGCTGGCTGCAGGTGCTGGGCGAGCTGCAGCGGCTGCTGCTGGAGGCGCGGCCCAGGCCCCTGCCCGTGTACTCGCTCAAGGAGGCCTACGACAACGGGCTGCCGCTGCTGCCCCACACGCTCTGCGCCACCATCATCG ACCACGAGCGGCTTGCCCTGGGCACCGAGGAGGGACTGTTTGTGATTCACCTGTACAGCAATG AGATCTTCCAGGTGGGCGAGTGCCGGCGGGTACAGCGGCTGGCCGTGAGCCCCACTGCGGGCCTGCTAGTTGTGCTTTGTGGCCGCGGCCCCAGCGTGCGCCTCTTCGCCCTGGCTGAGCTGGAGAGTGCCGAGGCGGCAGGCACCAAGATCCCCGAGTCCCGAGGCTGCCAGGTGCTGGCAGCCGGGCGCATCCTGCAGGCCCGCACCCCTGTGCTCTGTGTCGCCGTCAAGCGCCAGGTGCTCTGCTACCAGCTGGGGCCGGGCCCCGGGCCCTGGCAGCACCGCATCCGTGAACTGCAGGCACCTGCGCCTGTGCAGAGCCTGGGGCTCCTGGGTGACCGGCTGTGCGTGGGCGCAGCCGGAGCCTTTGCCCTCTATCCACTGCTCAATGAGGCTGCACCCTTAGTGCTGGGGACTGGTCTGGTGCCCGAAGAGCTGCCACCATCCCGTGGGGGCTTGGGCGAGGCGCTGGGGGCCGTCGAGCTCAGCCTCAGTGAGTTCCTGCTGCTTTTTGTTACTGCCGGGGTCTACGTGGATAGCGCTGGCCGCAAGTCTCGCGGCCATGAACTGCTGTGGCCAGCAGCCCCCATGGGCTGGG GTTATGCAGCCCCCTACCTGACAGTGTTCAGCGAGAATGCCATCGATGTGTTTGATGTCAGGAGAGCAGAATGGGTCCAGACCGTGGCGCTGAAGAAG GTGCGAGCCCTGAACCTGGAGGGCTCCCTGTTCCTCTATGGCACCGAGAAGGTCCGCCTGACCTACCTCAGGAACCGGCTGGCAG AGAAGGACGAGTTCGACATCCCTGACCTCACCGACAACAGCCGGCGCCAGCTGATCCGCACCAAGAGCAAGCGCCGCTGCTTCTTCCGCGTGtcggaggagcggcggcagcagcagcgCAG GGAGATGCTGAAGGACCCCTTCGTGCGCTCCCAGCTCATCTCGCAGCCAACCAACTTCAACCACCTAGTGCACGTGGGTCCTACCGAGGGGAGGCCCAGCGCCAGGGACCTGTCTCCG GCTCGGGAAGAGAAGGGCCGAGGTGTCCGCGGCTCCGGCCCGCAGCGGCCCCACAGCTTCTCCGAGGCCTCGCAGCGCCGGGTCTCCGTGGGCAGCAACGGCCTCGCCGGAGACACGGACCCCA CAGCGAAGAGGAAACCTCGGACATCTCTGTCCAGCGAGTCCGTGTCCTGCCCCCAGGGAGCTCTGAGCCCCGCAGTCTCCCGAATGCAG